The proteins below come from a single Micropterus dolomieu isolate WLL.071019.BEF.003 ecotype Adirondacks linkage group LG05, ASM2129224v1, whole genome shotgun sequence genomic window:
- the LOC123971548 gene encoding capping protein, Arp2/3 and myosin-I linker protein 3-like isoform X1 produces MASKEITASGFVSVSKDITESIRKIIDKSSIKFVHGIKLDTKNGKTEDRLLVLTTWRLYFLTPKIPAKVETTFNFLEIRALNSHPEHQVIIDTDKSSYSLRFESREHLNHVVSHINFALSRIFNNSIFAPSICHSDSDLSDGSRKYSPSSETSVETQRACGGFSETYSALCDYNGISCKEEVQWDVDTIYHSQDNREFNLLDFSHLESRDLAVIVASMAYNTWFTKLYCKDLRIGSEVTEQVLHTVSKSSSLEEITLENAGLKSDFPQKMSAALSENPASVIHSLNLAHNSLDNQGVSNLIQQVCRLSKGLRLLNLSKTSLTSKGVVSLSQALCSSDEYSNSLLHLDLSKNPGVLSGEDSSNLYLFLSQPNCLVHLDLSGTDCSVDSLFGALLRGCCADLSFLNLSKNSFSHRKVKDTLPLFRQFFSSAFSLTYVSLASMKLPPDVLRALLTGLTSNPHINDLHLDISGCELRSVGAAVIQELFPRVSSVATLDISDNGLDADLLTVLPALSRHTSLKHLHLGKNFNIKNRVLDEVLQKLVQLIQEEECALQSLSLADSRLRSRGTVLVNALGSNTCLRKVDLSGNHMDDIGAKMLSKALQINTTLRSVTWDRNNTSAAGFLDVARALEHNFTLQYMPLPLSDISQAYRSAPERTEQALTKIQRALVRNNQTQRFSQRQALRLHQGLVTSTAEQVMERLCVRVQQQVCVLRGVGEMEEIQAAKQVLKEARNSRALYPSLCELAHVLSVDGPVRQRLDSLAGELAKAADKELQVIVDSMVSLCRELCPLSSSAAERLSPPLSSVSERVSIPRSAIRTALMERAAQDIHRALEEVKLSVVSYLTNSIVDQILQELYATHKTLTRQVSHLKRWEGTCEDGTGWRFNRHRDSLDITDEELSTSIDTIAIKKRSSRTRRIRPVSTRLSLCDDSSSSPPPSVPSYSSPLSRSASWEGLSELPTQGLPLHHVTRVRPRPPRRHKGGHIPAETHCSENGGISPLDDGLPDFYTKRVLPDSQLSSLHKAHSLRRKKRRNMLAIFGFRKNRNQTLSNQGPEFEAEVYGDGCHTVATAPTGTATENVYTLLQPPRSAARAGSPGDGADGRMNDHQGKNTLVLSPPPAPGIPHPGVGGSKHPFFSPREKSEMDAVFEQPVETDMYWVDDKQRPTEVLQADKQWMEVRPSDQHVERQRFDNRLQERTFGEPSTTERQTDRYRTESRHMDRQWTVDRHTQRQIDRKIERQWMGGRQIDRSWSENRPTDIQVDNQRTESRHPSRKTERQVQALHLAQRPLPPYPSDRTPSPKQETDLLKSTEAAATDWHQQDTQGDRQMCPDASGGFTEGWRSSGGGGRAAPCASKPDPPPQSSKPNLPKLRQRHRLESSDTLPGTEEEVETEKDPVKMEKKEREKRRDSEGQPPPIPEKPKTSSYVTFPKESANVRNLPPPPVPPPVPKPVHVLPDRAASQGEEGLRPQAPLKPQRNRKAMSCDSGTDRESPNNVEKPPNRKPPVKKPRLPQNRNKSLDLSDSLNSAPGHSELL; encoded by the exons ATGGCTTCTAAAGAGATCACTGCCTCTGGTTTCGTAAGTGTGAGCAAGGATATCACAG AAAGCATCAGGAAGATTATTGATAAATCATCGATCAAGTTTGTTCATGGCATAAAGCTTGACACCAAAAATGGCAAAACTGAGGACAGACTACTG gTCCTCACAACATGGCGTCTCTATTTCCTGACGCCAAAGATTCCCGCTAAG GTAGAAACCACGTTCAACTTCTTGGAGATTCGTGCTTTGAATTCCCACCCTGAGCACCAG GTTATTATCGACACTGACAAGTCCAGCTACTCCCTGAGGTTTGAGTCAAGAGAACACCTCAATCATGTGGTCAGCCACATTAATTTTGCTCTGTCTCGAATATTCAACAACTCCATTTTTGC cCCTTCCATCTGTCATTCAGACAGCGACCTTTCTGACGGCAGCAGGAAGTATTCAcctagctcagagacttcagTGGAAACCCAGAGGGCCTGTG GAGGCTTCTCCGAGACGTACTCCGCTCTGTGTGACTATAATGGCATCAGCTGCAAGGAGGAAGTGCAGTGG GATGTGGACACCATCTATCACTCCCAGGACAACCGAGAGTTTAACCTGCTAGACTTCAGCCACCTGGAGAGCAG GGATTTGGCGGTGATTGTCGCATCAATGGCATACAACACCTGGTTCACTAAACTGTACTGCAAAGACCTGCGCATA gggtcagaggtcacagagcAGGTCCTGCACACGGTCAGCAAATCCTCCAGCTTGGAGGAGATCACTCTGGAGAACGCCGGGTTAAAATC AGACTTTCCACAGAAGATGTCAGCTGCTCTTTCGGAGAACCCTGCCTCTGTCATCCACTCGCTCAACTTGGCCCACAACTCACTGGACAACCAAG GTGTGTCCAACTTAATCCAGCAGGTGTGTCGCCTTAGCAAGGGGCTTCGTCTCCTCAATCTCTCCAAGACCTCACTCACCTCAAAAG gagtggtgtctctctctcaggctcTGTGCTCCAGCGATGAGTACTCCAACTCTCTCCTACACCTGGACCTGAGCAAGAACCCCGGCGTCCTCTCGGGGGAGGATTCCTCG AACTTGTATCTCTTCTTGTCTCAGCCCAACTGCCTCGTCCATTTGGATCTGTCGGGCACAGATTGCTCCGTGGACTCG CTATTTGGGGCTCTTCTGAGGGGGTGTTGCGCTGATCTTTCCTTTCTGAATCTTTCCAAAAATTCCTTCTCCCACAG AAAAGTGAAGGACACACTGCCGCTGTTCCGTCAGTTCTTCAGCTCAGCCTTCAGCCTCACTTATGTCAGCCTGGCCTCTATGAAGCTGCCCCCTGACGTTCTGAG GGCTCTCCTAACAGGGTTAACCTCCAATCCCCATATCAATGACCTTCACCTAGACATCAGTGGCTGTGAG CTGAGGTCTGTGGGAGCTGCTGTAATCCAGGAACTCTTCCCCAGAGTGTCCTCTGTCGCCACTCTGGACATCTCGGACAACG GTCTTGATGCAGACTTGCTCACAGTACTGCCGGCCCTCTCCAGACACACCTCCCTCAAACATCTTCATCTGGGCAAGAACTTCAACATCAAAAACAG GGTTCTGGATGAAGTCCTGCAGAAGCTGGTTCAACTCATACAGGAGGAGGAATGC GCCCTGCAGTCTCTGTCTCTGGCCGACTCGCGCCTGCGCTCTCGGGGCACCGTGCTGGTCAACGCCCTGGGCAGCAACACCTGCCTGAGAAAAGTGGACCTGAGCGGGAACCACATGGACGACATCGGAGCCAAGATGCTGAGCAAAGCCCTTCAGATCAACACCACACTCAG GAGTGTGACATGGGATCGCAATAACACCTCCGCAGCAGGATTTCTAGACGTGGCCCGAGCACTTGAACA TAATTTCACCTTGCAGTACATGCCTCTACCACTAAGTGACATCAGCCAGGCGTACCGCAGCGCCCCTGAGAGGACAGAGCAGGCACTGACAAAG ATCCAGCGCGCTCTGGTGAGGAACAACCAGACCCAGCGCTTCTCTCAGAGGCAGGCTCTGCGGCTGCACCAAGGCCTGGTCACGAGCACTGCCGAACAG GTGATGGAGCGCCTCTGTGTGCGCGTCcagcagcaggtgtgtgtgttacgaGGCGTCGGAGAGATGGAGGAAATTCAAGCTGCTAAACAAGTGCTAAAAGAGGCCAGGAACTCCCGTGCT CTGTACCCTTCACTGTGTGAGCTGGCTCATGTGCTTTCTGTGGACGGGCCGGTGCGGCAGAGACTGGACTCTCTGGCCGGTGAACTCGCCAAAGCTGCGGACAAGGAGCTTCAG GTGATCGTCGACTCAATGGTGTCTCTCTGCCGCGAGCTCTGCCCGTTATCATCTTCTGCGGCTGAGAGGTTGAGTCCTCCGCTCTCGTCCGTCTCCGAGCGCGTGTCCATTCCTCGCTCTGCCATTCGGACGGCTCTGATGGAAAGAGCGGCGCAGGACATTCACCGAGCCTTAGA AGAAGTGAAGCTGTCGGTGGTTTCCTATCTCACCAACTCCATCGTGGACCAAATCCTGCAGGAGCTCTACGCCACCCATAAGACCCTG ACTCGGCAGGTGTCTCATCTTAAACGCTGGGAGGGGACATGTGAAGATGGGACAGGCTGGAGGTTTAACAGACACAGAGACTCTCTGGACATCACAGATGAGGAGCTCAGCACCAGCATA gACACGATAGCCATTAAGAAGCGCAGCTCGAGAACAAGACGAATACGACCTGTCTCCACCAGGCTGA GTCTGTGTGAcgactccagctcctctccGCCCCCCTCCGTGCCGTCGTACTCCTCGCCGCTATCCCGCTCGGCATCCTGGGAGGGCCTGTCTGAGCTGCCGACACAGGGTCTGCCTCTCCATCATGTGACGCGGGTTCGGCCAAGGCCTCCGCGGAGGCACAAAGGAGGGCACATACCTGCTGAGACA cattgCAGTGAAAATGGAGGAATAAGCCCTCTGGATGATGGACTCCCAGATTTCTATACTAAAAGAGTGCTCCCTGACAG TCAGCTCTCCTCTCTGCACAAAGCTCACTcgctgaggaggaagaagaggagaaacatGCTGGCCATCTTCGGTTTCCGCAAAAACCGCAACCAAACATTGTCCAATCAGGGGCCCGAGTTTGAAGCAGAGGTTTACGGAGATGGATGTCACACTGTTGCTACTGCACCCACTGG GACAGCCACAGAGAATGTGTACACACTTCTCCAGCCTCCGAGGTCCGCTGCCAGAGCTGGATCTCCCGGCGACGGGGCTGATGGAAGAATGAACGATCACCAGGGGAAAAATACTCTCGTTTTGAGTCCGCCACCAGCGCCGGGCATCCCTCACCCGGGTGTGGGAGGAAGCAAACAcccctttttttctcccagAGAG aAATCCGAAATGGACGCTGTGTTTGAACAGCCGGTAGAGACAGACATGTACTGGGTGGACGACAAACAGAGGCCAACAGAGGTGCTGCAAGCAGACAAGCAGTGGATGGAAGTGAGGCCCAGCGACCAACATGTAGAGAGACAGCGGTTTGATAACAGGCTGCAAGAAAGAACTTTTGGAGAGCCGAGTACAActgagagacaaacagacaggtaCAGGACTGAGAGTAGACACATGGACAGACAGTGGACTGTTGACAGACACACCCAGCGGCAGATTGACAGAAAGATAGAAAGACAGTGGATGGGCGGcagacagatagacaggtcATGGTCGGAGAACAGGCCGACGGACATACAGGTGGACAATCAGCGGACTGAGAGCAGACACCCgagcagaaagacagagagacaagtgCAGGCCCTTCATTTGGCTCAAAGGCCGCTGCCTCCGTACCCGTCGGACAGGACGCCTTcaccaaaacaggaaacagatcTTCTGAAAAGCACAGAGGCAGCAGCTACAGATTGGCATCAGCAGGACACGCAAGGAGATAGACAGATGTGTCCCGACGCTAGTGGAGGGTTCACAGAGGGCTGGAGGAGcagcggaggaggaggacgtGCTGCTCCCTGTGCATCTAAACCTGACCCACCGCCACAGAGCAGTAAACCCAACCTGCCCAAACTGAGGCAGAGGCACCGGCTCGAGAGCTCAGACACTCTGCCAG GTACAGAGGAGGAAGTAGAGACGGAGAAGGATCCTGTGAAgatggaaaagaaagagagagaaaaaagaagagacTCAGAGGGTCAACCTCCTCCGATTCCAGAAAAG CCAAAGACATCCTCGTATGTGACTTTTCCAAAAGAATCAGCAAATGTGAGGAActtacctcctcctcctgtgccACCTCCTGTTCCCAAGCCTGTGCATGTATTACCAGACAGAGCTGCAAGTCAAG GTGAAGAAGGATTGAGACCTCAGGCACCATTGAaaccacagagaaacagaaaggcCATGTCTTGTGACTCAG GCACTGACAGGGAAAGTCCTAATAACGTTGAGAAGCCCCCAAATCGCAAACCCCCAGTGAAAAAACCTAGACTACCCCAAAACAGAAATAAGTCACTGGATTTGTCTG ACAGCCTCAACTCAGCCCCTGGTCACAGCGAGTTGTTGTGA
- the LOC123971548 gene encoding capping protein, Arp2/3 and myosin-I linker protein 3-like isoform X2, producing the protein MASKEITASGFVSVSKDITESIRKIIDKSSIKFVHGIKLDTKNGKTEDRLLVLTTWRLYFLTPKIPAKVETTFNFLEIRALNSHPEHQVIIDTDKSSYSLRFESREHLNHVVSHINFALSRIFNNSIFAPSICHSDSDLSDGSRKYSPSSETSVETQRACGGFSETYSALCDYNGISCKEEVQWDVDTIYHSQDNREFNLLDFSHLESRDLAVIVASMAYNTWFTKLYCKDLRIGSEVTEQVLHTVSKSSSLEEITLENAGLKSDFPQKMSAALSENPASVIHSLNLAHNSLDNQGVSNLIQQVCRLSKGLRLLNLSKTSLTSKGVVSLSQALCSSDEYSNSLLHLDLSKNPGVLSGEDSSNLYLFLSQPNCLVHLDLSGTDCSVDSLFGALLRGCCADLSFLNLSKNSFSHRKVKDTLPLFRQFFSSAFSLTYVSLASMKLPPDVLRALLTGLTSNPHINDLHLDISGCELRSVGAAVIQELFPRVSSVATLDISDNGLDADLLTVLPALSRHTSLKHLHLGKNFNIKNRVLDEVLQKLVQLIQEEECALQSLSLADSRLRSRGTVLVNALGSNTCLRKVDLSGNHMDDIGAKMLSKALQINTTLRSVTWDRNNTSAAGFLDVARALEHNFTLQYMPLPLSDISQAYRSAPERTEQALTKIQRALVRNNQTQRFSQRQALRLHQGLVTSTAEQVMERLCVRVQQQVCVLRGVGEMEEIQAAKQVLKEARNSRALYPSLCELAHVLSVDGPVRQRLDSLAGELAKAADKELQVIVDSMVSLCRELCPLSSSAAERLSPPLSSVSERVSIPRSAIRTALMERAAQDIHRALEEVKLSVVSYLTNSIVDQILQELYATHKTLTRQVSHLKRWEGTCEDGTGWRFNRHRDSLDITDEELSTSIDTIAIKKRSSRTRRIRPVSTRLSLCDDSSSSPPPSVPSYSSPLSRSASWEGLSELPTQGLPLHHVTRVRPRPPRRHKGGHIPAETHCSENGGISPLDDGLPDFYTKRVLPDRTATENVYTLLQPPRSAARAGSPGDGADGRMNDHQGKNTLVLSPPPAPGIPHPGVGGSKHPFFSPREKSEMDAVFEQPVETDMYWVDDKQRPTEVLQADKQWMEVRPSDQHVERQRFDNRLQERTFGEPSTTERQTDRYRTESRHMDRQWTVDRHTQRQIDRKIERQWMGGRQIDRSWSENRPTDIQVDNQRTESRHPSRKTERQVQALHLAQRPLPPYPSDRTPSPKQETDLLKSTEAAATDWHQQDTQGDRQMCPDASGGFTEGWRSSGGGGRAAPCASKPDPPPQSSKPNLPKLRQRHRLESSDTLPGTEEEVETEKDPVKMEKKEREKRRDSEGQPPPIPEKPKTSSYVTFPKESANVRNLPPPPVPPPVPKPVHVLPDRAASQGEEGLRPQAPLKPQRNRKAMSCDSGTDRESPNNVEKPPNRKPPVKKPRLPQNRNKSLDLSDSLNSAPGHSELL; encoded by the exons ATGGCTTCTAAAGAGATCACTGCCTCTGGTTTCGTAAGTGTGAGCAAGGATATCACAG AAAGCATCAGGAAGATTATTGATAAATCATCGATCAAGTTTGTTCATGGCATAAAGCTTGACACCAAAAATGGCAAAACTGAGGACAGACTACTG gTCCTCACAACATGGCGTCTCTATTTCCTGACGCCAAAGATTCCCGCTAAG GTAGAAACCACGTTCAACTTCTTGGAGATTCGTGCTTTGAATTCCCACCCTGAGCACCAG GTTATTATCGACACTGACAAGTCCAGCTACTCCCTGAGGTTTGAGTCAAGAGAACACCTCAATCATGTGGTCAGCCACATTAATTTTGCTCTGTCTCGAATATTCAACAACTCCATTTTTGC cCCTTCCATCTGTCATTCAGACAGCGACCTTTCTGACGGCAGCAGGAAGTATTCAcctagctcagagacttcagTGGAAACCCAGAGGGCCTGTG GAGGCTTCTCCGAGACGTACTCCGCTCTGTGTGACTATAATGGCATCAGCTGCAAGGAGGAAGTGCAGTGG GATGTGGACACCATCTATCACTCCCAGGACAACCGAGAGTTTAACCTGCTAGACTTCAGCCACCTGGAGAGCAG GGATTTGGCGGTGATTGTCGCATCAATGGCATACAACACCTGGTTCACTAAACTGTACTGCAAAGACCTGCGCATA gggtcagaggtcacagagcAGGTCCTGCACACGGTCAGCAAATCCTCCAGCTTGGAGGAGATCACTCTGGAGAACGCCGGGTTAAAATC AGACTTTCCACAGAAGATGTCAGCTGCTCTTTCGGAGAACCCTGCCTCTGTCATCCACTCGCTCAACTTGGCCCACAACTCACTGGACAACCAAG GTGTGTCCAACTTAATCCAGCAGGTGTGTCGCCTTAGCAAGGGGCTTCGTCTCCTCAATCTCTCCAAGACCTCACTCACCTCAAAAG gagtggtgtctctctctcaggctcTGTGCTCCAGCGATGAGTACTCCAACTCTCTCCTACACCTGGACCTGAGCAAGAACCCCGGCGTCCTCTCGGGGGAGGATTCCTCG AACTTGTATCTCTTCTTGTCTCAGCCCAACTGCCTCGTCCATTTGGATCTGTCGGGCACAGATTGCTCCGTGGACTCG CTATTTGGGGCTCTTCTGAGGGGGTGTTGCGCTGATCTTTCCTTTCTGAATCTTTCCAAAAATTCCTTCTCCCACAG AAAAGTGAAGGACACACTGCCGCTGTTCCGTCAGTTCTTCAGCTCAGCCTTCAGCCTCACTTATGTCAGCCTGGCCTCTATGAAGCTGCCCCCTGACGTTCTGAG GGCTCTCCTAACAGGGTTAACCTCCAATCCCCATATCAATGACCTTCACCTAGACATCAGTGGCTGTGAG CTGAGGTCTGTGGGAGCTGCTGTAATCCAGGAACTCTTCCCCAGAGTGTCCTCTGTCGCCACTCTGGACATCTCGGACAACG GTCTTGATGCAGACTTGCTCACAGTACTGCCGGCCCTCTCCAGACACACCTCCCTCAAACATCTTCATCTGGGCAAGAACTTCAACATCAAAAACAG GGTTCTGGATGAAGTCCTGCAGAAGCTGGTTCAACTCATACAGGAGGAGGAATGC GCCCTGCAGTCTCTGTCTCTGGCCGACTCGCGCCTGCGCTCTCGGGGCACCGTGCTGGTCAACGCCCTGGGCAGCAACACCTGCCTGAGAAAAGTGGACCTGAGCGGGAACCACATGGACGACATCGGAGCCAAGATGCTGAGCAAAGCCCTTCAGATCAACACCACACTCAG GAGTGTGACATGGGATCGCAATAACACCTCCGCAGCAGGATTTCTAGACGTGGCCCGAGCACTTGAACA TAATTTCACCTTGCAGTACATGCCTCTACCACTAAGTGACATCAGCCAGGCGTACCGCAGCGCCCCTGAGAGGACAGAGCAGGCACTGACAAAG ATCCAGCGCGCTCTGGTGAGGAACAACCAGACCCAGCGCTTCTCTCAGAGGCAGGCTCTGCGGCTGCACCAAGGCCTGGTCACGAGCACTGCCGAACAG GTGATGGAGCGCCTCTGTGTGCGCGTCcagcagcaggtgtgtgtgttacgaGGCGTCGGAGAGATGGAGGAAATTCAAGCTGCTAAACAAGTGCTAAAAGAGGCCAGGAACTCCCGTGCT CTGTACCCTTCACTGTGTGAGCTGGCTCATGTGCTTTCTGTGGACGGGCCGGTGCGGCAGAGACTGGACTCTCTGGCCGGTGAACTCGCCAAAGCTGCGGACAAGGAGCTTCAG GTGATCGTCGACTCAATGGTGTCTCTCTGCCGCGAGCTCTGCCCGTTATCATCTTCTGCGGCTGAGAGGTTGAGTCCTCCGCTCTCGTCCGTCTCCGAGCGCGTGTCCATTCCTCGCTCTGCCATTCGGACGGCTCTGATGGAAAGAGCGGCGCAGGACATTCACCGAGCCTTAGA AGAAGTGAAGCTGTCGGTGGTTTCCTATCTCACCAACTCCATCGTGGACCAAATCCTGCAGGAGCTCTACGCCACCCATAAGACCCTG ACTCGGCAGGTGTCTCATCTTAAACGCTGGGAGGGGACATGTGAAGATGGGACAGGCTGGAGGTTTAACAGACACAGAGACTCTCTGGACATCACAGATGAGGAGCTCAGCACCAGCATA gACACGATAGCCATTAAGAAGCGCAGCTCGAGAACAAGACGAATACGACCTGTCTCCACCAGGCTGA GTCTGTGTGAcgactccagctcctctccGCCCCCCTCCGTGCCGTCGTACTCCTCGCCGCTATCCCGCTCGGCATCCTGGGAGGGCCTGTCTGAGCTGCCGACACAGGGTCTGCCTCTCCATCATGTGACGCGGGTTCGGCCAAGGCCTCCGCGGAGGCACAAAGGAGGGCACATACCTGCTGAGACA cattgCAGTGAAAATGGAGGAATAAGCCCTCTGGATGATGGACTCCCAGATTTCTATACTAAAAGAGTGCTCCCTGACAG GACAGCCACAGAGAATGTGTACACACTTCTCCAGCCTCCGAGGTCCGCTGCCAGAGCTGGATCTCCCGGCGACGGGGCTGATGGAAGAATGAACGATCACCAGGGGAAAAATACTCTCGTTTTGAGTCCGCCACCAGCGCCGGGCATCCCTCACCCGGGTGTGGGAGGAAGCAAACAcccctttttttctcccagAGAG aAATCCGAAATGGACGCTGTGTTTGAACAGCCGGTAGAGACAGACATGTACTGGGTGGACGACAAACAGAGGCCAACAGAGGTGCTGCAAGCAGACAAGCAGTGGATGGAAGTGAGGCCCAGCGACCAACATGTAGAGAGACAGCGGTTTGATAACAGGCTGCAAGAAAGAACTTTTGGAGAGCCGAGTACAActgagagacaaacagacaggtaCAGGACTGAGAGTAGACACATGGACAGACAGTGGACTGTTGACAGACACACCCAGCGGCAGATTGACAGAAAGATAGAAAGACAGTGGATGGGCGGcagacagatagacaggtcATGGTCGGAGAACAGGCCGACGGACATACAGGTGGACAATCAGCGGACTGAGAGCAGACACCCgagcagaaagacagagagacaagtgCAGGCCCTTCATTTGGCTCAAAGGCCGCTGCCTCCGTACCCGTCGGACAGGACGCCTTcaccaaaacaggaaacagatcTTCTGAAAAGCACAGAGGCAGCAGCTACAGATTGGCATCAGCAGGACACGCAAGGAGATAGACAGATGTGTCCCGACGCTAGTGGAGGGTTCACAGAGGGCTGGAGGAGcagcggaggaggaggacgtGCTGCTCCCTGTGCATCTAAACCTGACCCACCGCCACAGAGCAGTAAACCCAACCTGCCCAAACTGAGGCAGAGGCACCGGCTCGAGAGCTCAGACACTCTGCCAG GTACAGAGGAGGAAGTAGAGACGGAGAAGGATCCTGTGAAgatggaaaagaaagagagagaaaaaagaagagacTCAGAGGGTCAACCTCCTCCGATTCCAGAAAAG CCAAAGACATCCTCGTATGTGACTTTTCCAAAAGAATCAGCAAATGTGAGGAActtacctcctcctcctgtgccACCTCCTGTTCCCAAGCCTGTGCATGTATTACCAGACAGAGCTGCAAGTCAAG GTGAAGAAGGATTGAGACCTCAGGCACCATTGAaaccacagagaaacagaaaggcCATGTCTTGTGACTCAG GCACTGACAGGGAAAGTCCTAATAACGTTGAGAAGCCCCCAAATCGCAAACCCCCAGTGAAAAAACCTAGACTACCCCAAAACAGAAATAAGTCACTGGATTTGTCTG ACAGCCTCAACTCAGCCCCTGGTCACAGCGAGTTGTTGTGA